One genomic window of Salmo salar chromosome ssa12, Ssal_v3.1, whole genome shotgun sequence includes the following:
- the LOC106592411 gene encoding GTPase IMAP family member 7 — MELKRLPESDGCGSTKHDGSGLTADLRIVLLGKTGAGKSATGNTILGKNVFKVDSSPASVTGQCERQSGEVNGTMVHVVDTPGLFDTARSDEEVKEKIEECVNMSVPGPHAFLLVIRLGVRFTEEERNAVRWIQENFGEDASMYTILLFTCKDQLKGKQVTDSLKMCKELRRLSITLGGGYHSFNNDAKDDPTQVPELLEKIKEMVELNGGEHYTNEMYQKAQRKIREAEERRREEEKRRKEEEERKLKEEVKVEIEKEKEEEKREKVDKKRNLHIALAVTVVCVVVGVIIATAADTTVALALAPLLLVLGVASGITAICLKNGRCGAKTPVSVAV, encoded by the exons ATGGAGCTGAAACGGTTGCCTGAGTCTGATGGGTGTGGCTCAACAAAACATGATG GGTCTGGTTTGACCGCTGACCTGAGGATTGTGTTGCTAGGGAAGACTGGAGCAGGGAAGAGCGCAACAGGAAACACCATCCTGGGGAAGAATGTATTTAAAGTCGACTCTTCCCCTGCGTCAGTGACTGGAcagtgtgagagacagagtggagaggtCAACGGGACGATGGTTCATGTGGTTGACACACCAGGCCTCTTCGACACAGCCAGGTCAGACGAAGAAGTGAAAGAGAAAATAGAGGAGTGCGTTAACATGTCCGTCCCGGGCCCCCACGCCTTCCTGCTGGTGATCAGGCTGGGGGTGAGGttcacagaggaggagaggaacgccGTGAGGTGGATCCAGGAGAACTTTGGAGAGGACGCCTCCATGTACACCATCTTACTGTTCACCTGTAAAGACCAGCTGAAGGGGAAACAGGTGACAGATTCTCTGAAGATGTGTAAAGAGCTAAGGAGACTCTCCATCACTTTAGGCGGCGGGTATCACTCGTTCAACAACGACGCCAAAGACGACCCCACTCAGGTCCCAGAGCTGCTGGAGAAGATCAAAGAGATGGTGGAGCTGAACGGAGGAGAGCACTACACCAACGAGATGTACCAGAAGGCTCAGAGGAAGATCAGAGaggcggaggagaggaggagggaggaggagaaaagaaggaaggaggaggaggagagaaaattaAAAGAAGAGGTAAaggtagagatagagaaagaaaaggaggaagagaAAAGGGAGAAGGTAGATAAAAAGAGGAATTTACACATCGCtctagcagtaacagtagtgtgtgtagtagtaggggTGATCATAGCAACTGCTGCTGATACCACAGTGGCCCTGGCTCTAGCTCCACTCTTACTGGTGCTGGGAGTAGCCAGTGGAATAACGGCTATCTGCCTAAAGAATGGAAGGTGTGGAgctaaaacacctgtctccgtaGCTGTATAA